The Catenuloplanes niger genome includes a window with the following:
- a CDS encoding Pycsar system effector family protein: MSAPEPVQMSPVQQGEAQIARADGKAQAIGAIAGTMLSISAAGLSITALPSPVRAGGWTLVAVWLVSVGLLLLALRPDLAGDHGIVRWARLSLNELRAELNTADPIRDTEARTVAWLSRAAVRKHRRIRLAIDLLIASPATALAAALIAWLL, encoded by the coding sequence ATGAGCGCCCCCGAGCCGGTACAGATGAGTCCGGTGCAGCAGGGCGAGGCGCAGATCGCGCGGGCGGACGGGAAGGCCCAGGCAATCGGGGCGATCGCCGGGACGATGCTGTCGATCAGCGCTGCCGGTCTGTCGATCACGGCTCTGCCGAGCCCGGTACGCGCCGGCGGCTGGACGCTGGTGGCGGTGTGGCTGGTCTCCGTGGGCCTGCTGCTGCTGGCGCTGCGTCCCGATCTCGCCGGTGACCACGGGATCGTCCGCTGGGCGCGGCTATCGCTCAACGAGTTGCGAGCCGAGTTGAACACCGCCGACCCGATCCGCGACACCGAGGCCCGCACGGTCGCGTGGCTCTCGCGGGCCGCGGTCCGCAAGCACCGGCGGATCCGGCTCGCCATCGACCTGCTGATCGCGTCGCCCGCCACCGCGCTGGCCGCGGCCCTCATCGCCTGGCTGCTCTAA
- a CDS encoding DUF6339 family protein: MSTLYPRLLPNEMERLFSAMHGRDPQSLRSDASVSSAHAVFAATGGTRVSKDELQLLAAELEKLAAASRYPSAPTVVERNEFDRSVAKLLHQRSGMTPGEASQRQVWAFLALVLVPHLCAWRFPMKEDGTYVTDRFKGTDLTRHALARLWSRAYVLHDPSAADPYALLSGMGEADLDQIMSRRRSLAATPALVRAVVRAHVEDGETGSDVPARDVLRDSLQRLLRLTAFLNLDWFSDEQLLGLVREQREESRKHLAVR; this comes from the coding sequence ATGAGCACTCTTTACCCGCGTTTGCTCCCGAACGAGATGGAGAGGCTCTTCTCCGCCATGCACGGCCGCGATCCGCAAAGCCTTCGGAGTGATGCGTCGGTCAGCTCCGCGCATGCAGTCTTCGCGGCGACCGGAGGCACGAGGGTCAGCAAGGACGAGTTGCAGTTGCTCGCCGCAGAGTTGGAGAAGCTCGCGGCCGCGAGCCGATACCCGTCGGCGCCCACAGTGGTGGAGCGAAACGAGTTCGATCGATCGGTTGCCAAACTCCTGCATCAGCGGTCGGGGATGACCCCGGGCGAGGCCTCGCAAAGGCAGGTTTGGGCCTTCTTGGCGCTCGTGCTGGTCCCGCATCTATGCGCCTGGCGCTTCCCGATGAAGGAGGACGGAACCTACGTCACCGATCGATTCAAGGGCACCGATCTGACGCGGCACGCCCTCGCACGCCTCTGGAGCAGAGCGTACGTACTTCACGATCCGTCGGCGGCGGACCCGTACGCCCTGCTGTCCGGCATGGGTGAGGCAGACCTTGATCAGATCATGTCCCGACGTCGGTCACTGGCGGCCACACCCGCCCTGGTCCGCGCTGTCGTTCGCGCGCACGTCGAGGACGGCGAAACGGGAAGCGACGTCCCGGCCCGTGACGTCCTTCGGGACTCCTTGCAACGCCTGCTACGCCTGACGGCTTTCCTCAATCTGGACTGGTTCTCGGACGAGCAGCTTCTCGGCTTGGTCCGCGAGCAGCGCGAAGAGTCGAGAAAGCATCTGGCGGTACGGTGA
- a CDS encoding DNA cytosine methyltransferase, giving the protein MAQTFRVVDLFAGCGGITSGFHHTGRFRTVGAVEVDLAAATTYAENFGREVVYHGSIADWEPTGAALQAQVVVGGPPCQGFSNLGAKRLDDPRNQLWREYVRVLVKIKPAVFIIENVDRFLRSEEFRLLREETEPGGRLADYQLEDGVVNAADFGAAQVRRRAIVIGTRKDLGRAIEIPNGKFARDSWQTVGDRIKDLPTVHEDDQLLPTGRSVTHHGVSVAGPFEGLALHLTRSYQPISQERFRHIPEGGNRFNLPDDLKSPCWLKHTSGSGDVMGRLRWDRPSVTIRTEFFKPEKGRYLHPTEHRAITHLEAARLQGFDDTFRWCGSKVQIARQIGNAVPVELAEALGSYVAESLDERLGDS; this is encoded by the coding sequence ATGGCACAGACGTTCCGAGTGGTTGACCTCTTTGCCGGGTGCGGCGGCATCACATCAGGGTTTCACCACACGGGTCGATTCCGTACGGTCGGTGCCGTAGAGGTCGACCTCGCCGCGGCAACCACCTATGCGGAGAACTTCGGCCGAGAGGTCGTGTATCACGGCAGCATCGCGGACTGGGAGCCTACCGGGGCCGCGCTGCAGGCGCAGGTCGTCGTAGGCGGGCCTCCGTGCCAGGGATTCTCCAACCTCGGTGCGAAGCGCCTCGACGACCCGCGCAATCAGCTCTGGCGTGAGTACGTCCGGGTCCTCGTGAAGATCAAGCCAGCGGTCTTCATCATCGAGAACGTCGATCGTTTCCTGCGCAGTGAGGAATTCCGTCTGCTGCGCGAGGAGACCGAGCCCGGTGGCCGTCTTGCGGACTACCAGCTCGAAGACGGTGTGGTCAACGCGGCTGACTTCGGTGCGGCACAGGTCCGACGACGAGCCATCGTGATCGGCACTCGAAAGGATCTGGGTCGGGCCATCGAGATCCCGAACGGAAAGTTCGCACGCGACAGCTGGCAGACGGTCGGGGACCGGATCAAGGATCTCCCTACGGTGCACGAGGACGACCAACTTCTTCCGACGGGGAGAAGCGTGACGCATCACGGAGTATCCGTGGCGGGTCCGTTCGAAGGGCTCGCCCTTCACCTGACGCGTAGTTATCAGCCCATCTCGCAGGAGCGTTTCCGTCACATCCCGGAGGGGGGGAACCGGTTCAATCTCCCCGACGACCTGAAGAGTCCGTGTTGGTTGAAGCACACCTCGGGGTCCGGCGACGTAATGGGCCGTCTGCGCTGGGATCGCCCGTCCGTGACGATCCGCACCGAGTTCTTCAAGCCGGAGAAGGGCCGTTACCTTCATCCGACCGAGCACCGAGCGATCACTCATCTGGAGGCCGCTCGTTTGCAGGGGTTCGACGACACTTTCAGGTGGTGCGGATCGAAGGTGCAGATCGCCCGTCAGATCGGTAACGCCGTCCCGGTCGAGCTGGCCGAGGCTCTCGGTTCATACGTCGCCGAGAGCCTCGACGAGCGCCTCGGCGACAGCTAG
- a CDS encoding Z1 domain-containing protein has protein sequence MESAWNTYRNFLDNAPPHQVTQDLRNLFVPEDLITELIKRHEAESTVFVTLKEPLGVGRENSVKWYAGPRSDDKNWPAFKAHLSRSLDEEAIEKINDSSDKVVAMLDHPATTRFSSKGLVVGHVQSGKTSNFTAVIAKAADRGYRMFIVLSGIHNALRRQTQARLIRDVVNLNPTLWHQITKLEHDFMPLPNPAALLTARDQHLLLVVKKNAVVLRKLKNWLSSAKAHLQNCPVLLIDDEADQATIATKNINPLIADVIASLPRVCYLGYTATPFANLLADPDGGDFYPRDFILSLPRSKAYQGPETLFGRAPLDGENPETVPGGLDMIREIPENEVGKLRPAKKADAANFAPEITPSLRDAVLWFWLATAARRVRSGKVQHSSMLVHAHSDTRVHDSYGPPLEAFRLSILNEVLDGDTNLSHELRMLWQTETDRVPADLMAEKHVPVEDLIETLPAVIADTKVIMDHYRSTDRLDYESGPATVIAVGGNTLSRGLTLEGLVVSVFVRSSDVYDTLLQMGRWFGYRPGYSDLPRIYMPAQMRRWFAHLATVEAEMRTEIDRLLEEHKTPLELAVRIRCHPKMRVTAPSKQKAAVRAAAAYGGALVESRYFLVAPEAQAVEWLNTNEQAVHALLRSASEQGKYESIDSGKSLWRGVSTDHVVEFVERYNFHAMNTDAPNGLITAYIKKRHNRGGLYSWNVAVVGNRPRDDRDTVTLPDGKKVAPIIRTRTAASRDDDVADIRTLTGPRDEGIDLSIAPDSSVNRTVLKQTRAEQQPERGLVLLYPIDASSAPESSFDAGDDKRRRGRDRAPLAAPGRVVWGAALVFPEPSRGDDVLVEYDYLAADLSKVFPTATDEEPEDLSVLELDQDSTDGAPAS, from the coding sequence ATGGAGAGTGCGTGGAACACTTACCGCAACTTCCTCGATAACGCACCTCCGCACCAGGTAACCCAGGATCTCCGTAACCTCTTCGTGCCAGAGGACCTGATCACCGAATTGATCAAGCGCCACGAAGCCGAGTCCACCGTATTCGTCACCCTGAAAGAACCGTTGGGTGTGGGCCGAGAGAACTCGGTCAAGTGGTATGCGGGCCCACGAAGCGACGACAAGAACTGGCCTGCGTTCAAAGCACATCTGAGCAGGAGCCTCGACGAAGAGGCAATCGAGAAGATCAATGATTCGTCCGACAAGGTCGTCGCCATGTTGGATCACCCAGCGACAACCCGGTTCAGCTCCAAGGGTTTGGTCGTCGGGCACGTCCAGTCGGGCAAGACCAGCAACTTCACAGCGGTGATCGCCAAGGCCGCGGACCGCGGATACCGCATGTTCATCGTGTTGTCCGGCATCCACAACGCATTGCGACGGCAGACTCAGGCGCGGCTGATCCGGGACGTCGTAAACCTCAACCCGACGTTGTGGCACCAGATCACCAAGCTGGAACACGACTTCATGCCGTTGCCGAATCCCGCGGCACTGCTCACCGCCAGGGACCAGCACCTCCTATTGGTGGTGAAGAAGAACGCCGTTGTTCTCCGCAAGCTGAAGAACTGGCTGTCGAGCGCCAAGGCTCACCTGCAGAACTGTCCGGTCCTGTTGATCGACGACGAGGCCGATCAGGCCACGATCGCCACCAAGAACATCAATCCACTCATTGCGGACGTCATCGCCAGCCTGCCGCGAGTGTGCTACCTCGGATACACGGCCACACCCTTCGCGAACCTGCTGGCCGATCCCGACGGGGGTGACTTCTACCCGCGAGATTTCATCCTCAGCCTTCCGCGCAGCAAGGCGTACCAGGGTCCGGAAACGCTCTTCGGACGAGCTCCGCTCGACGGCGAGAACCCCGAGACGGTCCCCGGTGGGCTCGACATGATCAGGGAGATCCCGGAGAACGAGGTCGGCAAACTCAGACCGGCGAAGAAGGCGGACGCAGCGAATTTCGCACCGGAGATCACTCCGTCGCTCCGTGACGCGGTGTTGTGGTTCTGGCTGGCCACGGCTGCACGTCGCGTACGCTCCGGCAAGGTCCAGCACTCGTCGATGTTGGTCCACGCCCACTCGGACACCAGGGTGCACGACTCGTACGGACCTCCTCTGGAGGCGTTCAGACTCAGCATCCTGAACGAAGTACTGGACGGAGACACGAATCTTTCTCACGAGTTACGGATGCTCTGGCAGACAGAGACCGATCGGGTACCGGCGGATCTCATGGCCGAGAAGCACGTTCCGGTCGAGGACCTCATCGAAACCCTGCCCGCCGTGATCGCCGACACCAAAGTCATCATGGACCACTACCGCAGTACCGATCGGTTGGACTACGAGTCCGGGCCTGCGACGGTTATCGCGGTCGGCGGCAACACGCTCTCCCGAGGACTGACGCTTGAGGGCCTGGTGGTCAGTGTCTTCGTCCGGTCCTCGGACGTCTACGACACGCTGCTCCAGATGGGTAGATGGTTCGGGTACCGACCCGGCTACAGCGACCTGCCTCGAATCTACATGCCTGCACAGATGCGCCGCTGGTTCGCGCACCTTGCGACGGTCGAAGCCGAGATGCGGACGGAGATCGATCGACTCCTGGAAGAGCACAAGACTCCGTTGGAGCTCGCCGTCCGGATTCGATGCCACCCGAAGATGCGAGTGACCGCTCCGAGTAAACAGAAGGCGGCGGTACGGGCGGCAGCGGCCTACGGAGGAGCACTCGTCGAGAGTCGCTACTTCCTGGTCGCCCCCGAAGCCCAAGCGGTTGAATGGCTGAACACCAATGAGCAGGCGGTTCACGCACTGCTACGGTCCGCGTCGGAGCAGGGCAAGTACGAGTCGATCGATTCTGGGAAGTCACTCTGGCGAGGAGTCTCCACCGATCACGTCGTCGAGTTCGTAGAGCGTTACAACTTTCATGCGATGAACACAGACGCCCCGAACGGGCTGATCACCGCCTACATCAAGAAACGACACAACCGTGGCGGTTTGTACTCGTGGAACGTCGCTGTCGTCGGCAACCGTCCACGCGACGACCGCGACACCGTGACGCTTCCTGACGGCAAGAAGGTCGCGCCGATCATCCGAACCCGTACCGCGGCCAGTCGTGACGACGACGTCGCGGACATCAGGACGCTCACCGGTCCGCGTGATGAAGGCATCGACCTCTCCATCGCCCCCGACTCGTCGGTCAATCGTACGGTTCTGAAGCAGACCCGAGCCGAGCAACAGCCCGAGCGGGGGTTGGTCCTGCTGTATCCGATCGACGCGAGTTCGGCGCCGGAGTCGAGCTTCGATGCGGGTGATGACAAGCGCAGGAGGGGCCGTGACCGAGCGCCCCTCGCCGCACCGGGTCGCGTCGTCTGGGGCGCCGCGCTGGTGTTTCCCGAGCCGAGCCGGGGCGACGACGTACTGGTCGAGTACGACTACCTGGCTGCCGATTTGTCGAAGGTGTTCCCCACTGCCACGGACGAGGAGCCGGAGGACCTGTCCGTTCTGGAGCTGGACCAGGACAGTACCGATGGAGCGCCGGCCTCGTGA
- a CDS encoding EcsC family protein produces the protein MEDHAEGTRRGGEPGRAGKRSGDRARPSQAPFRAAEPEHTEPKIEPGAGRKTPPPAVTFQPPTPPPTVPPQVRAGEQPKNQEPPAVRDTAPPDPESPDVTVDTPSARKAPARKAATPRKAASQAPRKAPSPRRAASSAKSSAAETPQNIEAPESAATTDVEAVKDAAPPDPDVSAPSTVTAEPADPAPATRPKVTKATKKAAAPRRIPAKRSAPQLLLPTDAVPTETRTSAETGTPTETPAPAALPAESSSAPEIFVAPHTDAHAEKPAKSRSAGPADVVTGAPSSAPTGTSPTGLTDVVTPPAATPLTKPDHVVTETPASAEMPAPVVAEAPVPAVEPGPVVAETAASAEVPAAGPGPVVAETPPPAEVPAVEPGPVVAETVAVAEVPAARPAPVVAETPVPAVEPGHVAETSAPAAGPENGVAEVLTPVERAPAGPENGVAETTAPVEGPAAGAGDVVAEVPAAEPATAVAEAAAPARVETPPAAEAPIAAGTADEPEKARGAHLPAGNVTDQLPGEAPESESPAVAAPNLRAKVIERPGHAGELLALSAVETLGPRAGEWARQMRALYPAADADALARLATMRSARTSAVTGMLAATTGGYAPVVEYASVAWVQASVVLRVAAAYGADPTDPERAVDLLVLLRLHASRESARAALDNAVGEHGGGLLRAHPLEGIWRLATPLAARFGGWLALRTAARLLPGAAILVAALTDAAAIDLLTARAIAHYRHRSRTAAPSDGGSDS, from the coding sequence ATGGAGGACCATGCGGAGGGCACGCGGCGCGGTGGCGAACCGGGCCGGGCGGGAAAACGGTCAGGCGATCGGGCGCGGCCGTCGCAGGCACCGTTCCGAGCCGCCGAGCCGGAGCACACCGAGCCGAAGATCGAGCCGGGCGCGGGCCGCAAAACGCCCCCACCGGCGGTGACGTTCCAGCCCCCGACCCCACCGCCAACCGTTCCGCCGCAGGTCAGAGCGGGTGAACAACCCAAAAACCAGGAGCCGCCGGCGGTACGCGACACCGCGCCGCCGGACCCGGAATCGCCCGATGTGACGGTGGACACGCCGTCGGCGCGAAAAGCACCGGCCCGAAAGGCCGCGACGCCCCGGAAGGCCGCTTCACAGGCACCCCGAAAGGCGCCGTCCCCACGTCGCGCCGCATCGTCCGCAAAGTCGTCAGCAGCCGAAACGCCACAGAACATCGAGGCGCCGGAATCAGCCGCCACTACCGACGTGGAGGCAGTGAAAGACGCGGCGCCGCCGGACCCGGACGTTTCGGCACCGTCCACTGTGACCGCGGAACCGGCCGATCCCGCGCCGGCCACACGCCCCAAGGTGACCAAGGCCACGAAGAAGGCCGCGGCACCCCGGCGAATTCCGGCCAAGCGCTCCGCACCACAGCTCCTCCTCCCCACCGACGCGGTGCCCACGGAAACGCGGACGTCCGCAGAGACGGGAACGCCGACGGAAACCCCGGCTCCGGCCGCGCTTCCGGCGGAAAGCTCCTCGGCGCCGGAGATCTTCGTCGCCCCGCACACCGACGCCCACGCGGAGAAGCCTGCGAAGTCCCGGTCCGCCGGCCCAGCGGACGTCGTCACCGGCGCCCCATCCTCGGCACCGACTGGGACCTCGCCCACCGGCCTGACGGATGTCGTGACTCCACCGGCCGCAACTCCGCTCACCAAGCCGGACCACGTCGTCACCGAGACTCCCGCATCTGCCGAGATGCCAGCCCCCGTCGTCGCCGAGGCTCCGGTTCCGGCCGTCGAGCCGGGCCCGGTAGTCGCCGAGACCGCTGCCTCCGCCGAGGTTCCGGCCGCCGGGCCAGGCCCCGTCGTCGCCGAGACTCCGCCTCCGGCTGAGGTTCCGGCCGTCGAGCCCGGCCCGGTAGTCGCCGAGACCGTTGCCGTCGCCGAGGTTCCGGCCGCCAGACCAGCCCCCGTCGTCGCCGAGACTCCGGTTCCGGCCGTTGAGCCGGGCCACGTGGCAGAGACCTCTGCTCCGGCCGCTGGACCGGAGAACGGCGTGGCCGAGGTGCTGACGCCGGTCGAGCGTGCGCCCGCTGGGCCGGAAAACGGCGTGGCCGAGACGACGGCACCGGTCGAGGGTCCGGCCGCTGGGGCAGGAGACGTCGTGGCCGAGGTTCCGGCTGCTGAGCCGGCGACCGCCGTCGCTGAGGCTGCGGCTCCCGCACGGGTCGAGACACCGCCGGCGGCGGAAGCACCGATCGCAGCCGGCACCGCGGACGAGCCGGAGAAAGCCCGAGGCGCGCACCTTCCGGCCGGGAACGTCACCGACCAGCTCCCCGGCGAGGCCCCCGAAAGCGAGTCACCAGCCGTCGCCGCACCCAACCTGCGCGCCAAGGTCATCGAGCGGCCCGGCCACGCGGGCGAACTGCTGGCGCTGTCCGCCGTGGAAACGCTCGGCCCGCGGGCCGGCGAGTGGGCACGCCAGATGCGCGCTCTCTACCCGGCGGCGGACGCCGACGCCCTGGCCCGGCTCGCGACGATGCGGTCCGCCCGAACCTCCGCCGTGACCGGCATGCTGGCCGCCACCACCGGCGGTTACGCGCCGGTGGTCGAGTACGCCTCCGTGGCATGGGTGCAGGCATCCGTGGTGCTGCGGGTGGCAGCCGCCTACGGCGCCGACCCCACCGACCCGGAACGCGCGGTGGACCTGCTGGTCCTGCTGCGGCTGCACGCCAGCCGGGAAAGCGCCCGCGCCGCCCTGGACAACGCGGTCGGCGAACACGGTGGCGGCCTGCTGCGTGCCCACCCCCTGGAGGGCATCTGGCGCCTCGCCACCCCTCTCGCCGCCCGCTTCGGCGGCTGGCTCGCCCTCCGCACCGCCGCCCGCCTCCTCCCCGGCGCCGCAATCCTGGTCGCCGCCCTCACCGACGCCGCCGCCATCGACCTCCTGACCGCCCGCGCAATCGCCCACTACCGCCACCGCTCCCGCACAGCCGCACCGTCCGACGGCGGATCGGATAGCTAG
- a CDS encoding very short patch repair endonuclease, producing MSRQKRRDTAPEVALRKLLHARGLRFRVAWPIPGMSRRSVDIAFTRARVAVFVDGCFWHMCPVHQTSPASNSEWWSTKLATNQARDIATNNHLTESGWTVVRIWEHEDPEKAAERVMNLVRPRPIEGEPSI from the coding sequence ATGAGTCGGCAGAAGCGACGCGATACGGCCCCGGAGGTGGCTCTCCGTAAGCTGTTGCACGCCCGAGGTCTTCGATTTCGGGTGGCGTGGCCCATCCCCGGTATGAGCCGCAGGTCCGTGGACATCGCCTTCACCAGAGCCCGAGTAGCGGTATTCGTCGACGGCTGCTTCTGGCACATGTGTCCCGTCCATCAAACGAGCCCGGCCTCGAACTCGGAGTGGTGGTCCACCAAGCTGGCAACGAACCAGGCCAGGGACATCGCGACCAACAATCATTTGACGGAATCCGGCTGGACCGTCGTTCGAATTTGGGAGCACGAGGACCCCGAGAAGGCAGCCGAGCGCGTGATGAACTTGGTTCGCCCTCGACCGATCGAAGGCGAACCGAGCATCTAG
- a CDS encoding tyrosine-type recombinase/integrase — MNSNEHTFASYDRFLRLRRRSPKTMVGYFDSLGQLARFHEDGDLLTLGRQEVEDFLLDITQERGLSQTTALVRFRDLRAFYNWAVAEELIDASPMARIPTPQIVDEAPAIVPDEDIRSLLKAASGRTHDDRRDTAIIRLWCEAGSPRVAEMAGIQEPDLDMRRDRVTLHGKGGKTRTIPFGASTGQAIDRYLRERRKHRDARRYSELWLGARGKPLGPSGLYQMLVRRCRQAGIGRIHPHQLRHTAAHIWKMEGGSDSDAMELFGWSSAEMPRVYGRSAANDRAQAIAQRKSIADRL, encoded by the coding sequence GTGAACAGCAACGAACACACGTTCGCCTCGTACGACCGGTTCCTCCGGCTCCGGCGGCGCAGCCCGAAGACGATGGTCGGCTACTTCGACTCCCTCGGGCAACTCGCCCGATTCCACGAAGACGGCGACCTGCTGACGCTCGGACGCCAGGAGGTCGAGGACTTCTTGCTCGACATCACCCAGGAGCGCGGCCTCTCCCAGACGACCGCCCTGGTCCGCTTCCGCGACCTCCGCGCCTTCTACAACTGGGCGGTGGCCGAGGAGCTCATCGACGCGTCGCCGATGGCCCGGATTCCCACACCTCAGATCGTTGACGAGGCGCCGGCCATCGTCCCGGACGAGGACATCAGGAGTCTGCTCAAGGCGGCCTCGGGGCGCACCCACGACGATCGCCGCGACACCGCCATCATCCGGCTCTGGTGCGAAGCCGGCTCCCCTCGCGTGGCGGAGATGGCCGGCATTCAGGAACCCGACCTCGACATGCGGCGCGATCGGGTCACGCTGCACGGCAAGGGCGGCAAGACCCGCACGATCCCGTTCGGCGCGTCGACCGGCCAGGCCATCGACCGGTACCTGCGGGAGCGTCGCAAGCACCGGGACGCGCGTCGGTACAGCGAGCTGTGGCTCGGCGCCCGCGGGAAGCCGCTCGGCCCGAGCGGGCTCTACCAGATGCTCGTGCGGCGGTGCCGGCAGGCGGGGATCGGCCGGATCCACCCGCACCAGCTGCGCCACACGGCCGCGCACATCTGGAAGATGGAGGGCGGCTCGGACTCCGACGCGATGGAGCTGTTCGGCTGGTCCTCGGCGGAGATGCCGCGGGTCTACGGGCGGTCTGCGGCGAACGACCGTGCACAGGCCATCGCGCAGCGCAAGTCCATTGCGGACAGACTGTGA
- a CDS encoding PD-(D/E)XK motif protein: MTTVDGLRALQLRNLLEALWSDVAVQVPSTEAGGLASAELALEVPAGPLRLAVDDAGHRHLLVPVSPEERLIGEWRSAGVQLNVLVKVVDDQVVRFLDLECRRDDLTGVFTGLAADICALIAKDRHISGRQLSAVLESWRKLLSGGQVWTVPRLAGLYGELVVLERLLDADPTATETWVGPTGAPQDFRRRVHALEVKTTTSAVGRTIRVHGTDQLERSENGSLTLLWSRFAVRPHGAADDLPAIVERCLQKAASALLLHRLDEIGLPSLTSEGVRGVSFELSERRIYDVGPNFPRITPDRFVAGIVPAGVQLVEYAVDLDTVPASNLDLTTVARTFMEIAS; this comes from the coding sequence GTGACGACCGTGGACGGCCTCCGGGCCCTGCAACTGCGTAACCTCCTCGAGGCGCTCTGGTCGGATGTAGCGGTCCAGGTTCCGTCGACGGAGGCCGGAGGATTGGCCAGTGCCGAACTTGCGCTCGAGGTGCCCGCGGGACCGCTCCGGCTGGCCGTGGATGATGCCGGACATCGCCACCTCCTCGTCCCCGTCTCTCCGGAGGAGAGGTTGATCGGCGAGTGGCGCAGCGCCGGGGTGCAGCTGAACGTCCTGGTGAAGGTCGTCGACGACCAAGTTGTCCGTTTCCTCGACCTCGAGTGTCGCCGCGACGACCTCACCGGCGTATTCACCGGGCTCGCGGCGGACATATGCGCTCTGATCGCGAAGGACCGTCACATCTCCGGCCGGCAGCTTTCGGCCGTACTGGAATCCTGGCGGAAGCTCCTGTCGGGTGGCCAGGTATGGACGGTTCCGCGTCTGGCCGGCTTGTACGGCGAACTCGTGGTGCTGGAGCGTCTGCTCGATGCCGATCCGACGGCGACCGAGACCTGGGTCGGCCCGACCGGCGCACCCCAGGATTTCCGTCGCCGTGTGCATGCGCTCGAGGTCAAGACGACCACCTCGGCAGTCGGCCGAACCATCCGTGTGCACGGGACGGACCAGCTGGAGAGATCCGAGAACGGATCCTTGACGCTGCTCTGGAGCCGCTTCGCCGTCCGGCCCCACGGCGCGGCGGATGACCTCCCGGCGATCGTCGAACGTTGTCTGCAGAAGGCAGCCTCCGCTCTGCTGCTGCACCGCCTCGACGAGATCGGTCTGCCGTCGCTGACCTCCGAGGGAGTGCGTGGCGTCAGTTTCGAACTGTCGGAGCGGCGGATCTACGACGTCGGGCCGAACTTTCCGCGAATCACACCGGACCGATTCGTCGCCGGCATCGTGCCGGCCGGCGTGCAGCTCGTCGAGTACGCAGTCGACCTCGATACCGTCCCGGCCTCGAATCTGGACCTGACCACCGTCGCCCGTACCTTCATGGAGATTGCATCATGA
- a CDS encoding GntR family transcriptional regulator, which yields MIDSRSDRPLHRQLADALRERIRVGEWRPGTYLPSEAAIQQEYGVGKTACRNALDVLRRQRLVVTEAGRGTMVRMPPERTRVAIPRGAEVLIRPAADEDEEAALDLEEGEMVAEVRLGGRTRSLHAAERTIFTTA from the coding sequence ATGATCGATTCGCGCTCGGATCGGCCGCTGCACCGGCAGCTGGCCGACGCGCTGCGCGAGCGCATCCGCGTCGGCGAGTGGCGGCCCGGCACCTATCTGCCGTCCGAGGCGGCGATCCAGCAGGAGTACGGCGTGGGCAAGACCGCCTGCCGCAACGCTCTCGACGTCCTCCGTCGTCAGCGCCTGGTCGTCACCGAGGCCGGGCGGGGCACGATGGTGCGCATGCCACCCGAGCGCACCCGCGTCGCGATCCCGCGCGGCGCCGAAGTCCTCATCCGGCCGGCCGCCGACGAAGACGAAGAGGCAGCGCTGGACCTGGAGGAGGGCGAGATGGTGGCGGAGGTGCGCCTCGGCGGTAGGACGCGAAGCCTGCATGCCGCCGAGAGAACCATCTTCACCACCGCCTGA